The nucleotide window TGATTACAACTTCACCTCTGACATATTGGGCTCTGTTTGGGAGGGAAATCACAGGGattttctgagcctcaatttgcCATGCACGAAATGGGAGTGAGAACTTAGTCTTTGGTTATCAATCAGACTTGATTTTGAGCCTGACATTTCCATGTGTGTTGCTACAAgactctgggcaagttactttgcTGAACTTGAAGCAGCCCAGCTAAGGTGTCTGGTGCAAGCCCAGGCACAGAATAGATGCTGTATCggttcctagggctgctgtaccAAGGAGCCACAATCCCTTGTTCCTTAAACAAcactcgtggctcagatggtaaagaatccgcctgcaacgcgtgagacctgggttcgatccctgggttgggaagatcccctggaggaggtcatggcaacccactaaagtattcttgcctggagaatcccatggacagaggagcctggcgggctacagtccgcggggtcacaaagagttgggggcgactgagggactaagcacagccccGCACACTGGGTCCAAGTCTGCTCTGCTCCCTTCACAACAGGCCAATAAACCAGGAGACGAAGTGTTGAGGCAAGAAGAGCAGCTTTATTCGGGAAGCCAGTGTCCAAGAAGATGGCTCACTAGAGTCTTAAGGTACCGCCTTATTGGGGCCTGGGTGCTAGTTTCTTTTCTAGAACAAGAGGGAGGCAGAGTGAGGAAGTAAAGTGTAAGGGCCGCAGTGGTGGTGTTCCAGTTgctgccatggactgcagcccgccaggctcctctctgtccatgggaatctccagggaagaatactggagtggattgccatttccttctccaggggaccttcccgacccacagagcgaaccctggtctcctgcatgggaggcagtttcctgcattgcagctggattctcgaccaactgaaccaccagggaagtctcaaaaggCCGTGAGTCTTGCAAAATATCTCCTGATTTGGCCAGCCTCAGGAAGGGGATGTACTAATTTCTCCTTTCCTGCGGCCAGTCCCAGATGGGCAAGGTCGGGGTGTTTCCTTGcaagctgaacaaaggcacttgaACATTCAGGCAGAAGGGCAGGGTTCCGGAGGCAGGCTGCCATGTATGCTCATGGCTAGAGAGCGCACGCTTGTAGTGGCTGCAGAGACAGGAGCAAACAGAAAGCAAAGGGTGAAGAAGCGCATCTGACCTGGAATCAGATCCCGTTCTTCCCTGTTACAGTACTAGAAACTTCCTGTCTCATACCGTTCTGGAGGCTACGAGTCCAGGATCAAGAGCTCAGCAAGGCTGGTTCCTGCTGAAAGCACCGGGAGCAGGTCTATTCCAGGCCTCTCTCCGAGCTTCTGGTCACTTCCTGGCCGTCTTtcgcattccttggcttgtagaaaCATAACCCTTTTCTGCCTTCACCTTCACGTGGCTGACCTTCTGATGAGTCATCGTGTTGTCTTCTGAGTGTGTCTGTCTCCATGACCAATTTCCCCATTTTTATAGGGACACCAGCcatattggattaggacccaTGCTGATGACcacctcattttaatttgattatttctgtaaaaatctatttccaaataaggtcacatgctCCTGAATGGAAAGGAAGTCCAAACCAGAggcgatatatatatatatatatatatctgatttgTTTTGCtatagtagaaactaatacagcatcgtaaagcaactatactccaataaaacttaagttattaaaaaagcaaaaaataaataagttcacGTTCTGAAGCAGTAGAGATTCGGGCTTCAACAGATATTTTGGGGGGAAGGGAGACACAATTCAACTTTGTACCCAttagtttctctttttcatcAAAGTTCCTTATCAAATAAGATTAAATATCTTGTTcagtacctggcacagagcagaccttcaataaatatttgtggtatAAGTGCACCGACGGGTCTTAGATTTCATGGTGTCCTGAATTCTCAGAGAGTTCCCTACTGACTCAAGAAATAGTCTCCTTTAAGAAAGTGACTTCAAggtcctcaggcaagaatataaagTTCATGTGAACAGCTCCAGGCAGATTCAAGAGCTCAGATCTAACTTTTCTTTGAATGTGCTCCATGCTCTCCCCATAGCCTGAGAGACTGCAGGAAGGTCCTTCATTCCTGGAAATATTTTCCATTGCCACAAAGAATTCATTGTTCCAGCAAAGACCACAACGCTCCCTTCAGTCATCTGAGAGAGCTTCCAGTGATGAACGGGTGCTGTAGGCTGAGATGGGAACCCGGCTGTAGGTAATGGAACAGGCGACCTTCCACAAGCTTCTAGCCCTGGCACCCCTGAGTCCCCCAGCCAAAGGGGGaatgccgcctcttcttaatttTTCACCCTTCAGGCCGTGGGCTCACATACCTTGTTGTGCTTACAACGTGCCCAGGAGTGTTTCATCCGATACAGTAAAGTGACTCAAAGTCTAAACTCTGGACCTGGACTTCTGCTATCTGGCCTGGGCTCCACCACCACCttactgtgtgatcttgagcaagttaatcaacctctctctgtgcctcagcatcCCTATTGGTAATTTGGAGTTAATTAATAATAGCACCTGCCTTAtagcagagcgctgaagaattggtgcttttgaaccgtggtgctggagaagactcttgagagtcccttggagtgcaaggagatcaaatcaatcaatcataaaggaaatcagtcctgaatattcattggaaggactgatgctgaagctaaggcttcaatactttggccacctgatgaaaagagccaactcattggaagagaccctgatgctgggaaagattgagggcaggaggagaaggggacaacagaggatgagatggctggatggcatcaccgactcaacggacatgagtttgagtacactccgggagttggtgatggacagggaggcctggcgtgctgcagtccatggggtcacagagaactgGAGATGGCTGAGCACCTGAACTGGAGCGAACCTTATAGCAGATGTGATATCATATGTAATACACTTCACTCAGTGCATACAGACCATACTAGGGGTGACTGTTTTCTTATATTACTCAAGACATTGCTCATATTGAGGCTCGTTAATGGAGGAGGTAAATTCtagtgtctgtttttttttttttttttaaatatttatttattttatatagcaGCCAGGTCtcggttgcagcacatgggatccagttccttgaccaggggttgaacgcaggttccctgcactgggagtgaggagtctcagccactgcaccatcagggagGCCTCTAGTGTCCAGGTTTTAATCCATGTCCTTATTAATAAGattgaataaaataaagagaGTCTGTACTCATCATTCCTGTTAGGGCTTTCTAGAACTCAATCCATTTCTCCTTgtcttccctctttcttctttactTCCTTATAGTCCTAAATGCTCaaccatggatttttttttttttaaactaatttccaGACAACTCTGTGAAACCTGTTTCATGGATAAGGAATCTGAGATGCAGCGAGGTGCAGTGACTTCTGTGTGAGAAAGCTAGAATTCAAGCCAGGTTATGTCTGACTTTAAGGCCACAGAATAGGGAGATGGGGCTGAAGGGGGTGGAATTTGTCCTCTCCCTGCAATTCCTGTCCATCCTGAGGACCTAAGCATAAAGCTGGCCACCAGATTGGCCTGTTTTGGATGATGCTCCTACCCTGGACGGGCTTCTCCACCCCATTACCAAAGCTGGGCCCCTGCTCTCTGTCACACTGAACAGGCCCCATGGAACCCAAGGAGTTCAATGATTGATGAGAAAGCCAGCCTGTTGGGACATGGGATTCTCATTCAgtagcattaaaaacaaaaacaaacaaacaaaaaaaacaaaaaactactgttgtgatagcttcaggtgaacagcaaaggtattcagccatacatatatgtgtatccattctcccccaagcttccctcccatccaggccatcacaagcagttttttttttttttaatgtatatttatttatttagctgcagcAGATCTTAGTTGAGACATGCGAACTCTTATTCGTGGCATGTGGGtattagctccctgaccagggagtgaacccaggcccctggcattgGGAATGCAGACCGCCAGGCCACCGCGGAAGTCCATCCAGCAGCACTTTAAGTGCCCAAGGAGCCCCTGGCAGGTGGGTGGCACCCTTCCCTACTTTATAGCAAAGCACAGCTCAGAAAAGTTCTGTGAGTCTGGCTGGCCACACCCTGGGTCTGAGCCTGGCTTTGGGGGCTGGCCCGTCTCTCTGGCTTCTCCCACCCACATCTTTTCGCAGCACCCACCGCctgtctcctctctttctctccagggCAGGCTGAGCTGACATTAGCTTCTTGTGCTATCTCTCCTCACACTGCCAGGAGCAGAAAGGTACTCAAGGACCAGGGGGGCTTCAGGACAAAGGGGCAGAAACGTCAGGACAGAGGACACACTGGTGGGGTCTGTGTGCCAGCACGGCTCCCTTCAGGGGAGGCTGGCACTGGGTGGCAAGAGTAGGGAAGGCCAGCCCGTTTTatcattttctgttctttctctttagCATAGATAATAGATGCTAGAATTCTCTGGCCTCTCTGAAGACTCCAGAGGTTAGTTTCCTATTCTGTCCCGCAAGCCCACTAGCAGTGACCAGCTTCCTGGTTGCTTTGGAACTGTATGCAAAGGAGGCAGGATACTGGAGCAGAAGGAAGCCTGGGTTAATTTCCTAGGGAGCTCTGGCAGTGGCTGGCTGAGCAACCTTAGGCAGATGAACTGATCTCTCTGATCCTCAGTCTTCTCTCCGGCATGGTGATCTCTTCTTCATAAAGTTGTCATGAAGATTCAACTAGATAATGGACACAGCGTAGCTAATGTAgtacctggcacatggtaagcacTCAGTAAGCATGAGCCCACCATTGCTTTGGTAGAAATGGTGTTGTTATTAGCGATGGAAACCTTGGTGGagggtccaagatcaaggtggaATGGGAGTAGAGGTGAATGAGGAAAGAAGGTTCTTTCCCTAACCTACTGGCTACCCTCCCAAACTGCACATGCCCCAGGCCAGTTCTGGAAATGCAGAACAATTCTTGTCATTTATTCATCCTGGGGAAACAAGGTGTTCTCCAGGCCCACTTGGCCTTGGCTTAAAGGGATGGGGACACCCACACACCCTCACTCATGCCCTCTCCCAGTACCTGGAGTGAACAAAGCCAATAGCAAGGGCATCACAGAGTTGCCCTGAAAGCACCTtacaagaaaaaaggaagattttGTTTGCAGATTGCAAGAGCTAATTGCATACAGACTTATACCCTGACTTTTCTGTATATGACTCCAGAGGGGCTGTGACCCTTGTTCATTGTCCGGGAGCCCAGCAGTGCCCTCAGCTTCTGGGTTTCAGGAAACTTAGGAACAATCCAGTCCTACTAGCTCATTTTGGGggaaatgaagctcagagagCCAGAAGGCCCAGATCAAGGACACACATGCAACCATTGTCAGGAAAGGGGGCCCGGGAAGGATGACGGATTGGACTCAAGGAGCCCTTCTGAGGTTTCAAGTCTGCCTCTCAACTACGGGGTCTTTGGAAGGATATCATGCGACATCTCCCATCTTTCACCCCCCTGCACCCTGATAGGTCCCCCTGGCTGGTGCCCGATTCCAGAAGCCACGGAAGGTCCCTCCCTCCAGCAGAAGTCTCCTGTCTGTTATGGAGCAGAAATGGTCAAGAGAAGACACGAGAGCCTTTCAGATGACTGTGACTCCCAGGGCGAGGTGGGAAAGATGGGGTTATTGGAGAGGACCGTTGCATTTATGGGGCCTCTTATCTTTTATGACAAAATCTCAACTGGGCATCGGGATGCAATAAGAGAGGAAACAACGACTGTGAAGATTTGGTTCAAGAGTGTGGGACTGAGTGCCTCAGATGGGCAGCTGGACCCACCGCTGGAGGGGAGTCCTTGTAACCCTGAGATTCTCTGTTGTGTTAGGGCCTGATGACATGGAGCTGAGAAATCCTGGTGGAGCTGCTGGGAGCAATTCCCaaacccaccagggtcctccctACTCCTCCCCAACTCAGCCAGCCAAATGCGGGCATCCCCCGGCCGCAGCAGGAGTATCACTTCTCTGCACAACTTGTCCCTCTCCATCCCTGGGAGCAGGTCAGTGGGagacctgagccaccaggacctTTGGAGAGGTGAGATGGGCATCAGACAGCATCAGGGAGAGCACAGGAGGACTTCCTGTGGGCTCTGACTTCCCAGGAGGGAAGATATGTCACaggcagaaacagaaacaaactacCCAAACACACAAaatcaaacagaaagaaagaaagaaaaactcagagaaattgcaaaaaaaaaaaaaaaaaaaaaaagagttccagTTCTATTTGTTCTCCAATACCATTAATATTTGCAATATTCTCATCCAGGTACAGAAAGAAAAGTCAGGGGCATTGGACTAAAAGGAACGGGAGACCCCCCTTCCTTTGTCGCGTTCAAGTAGTTCCTCCCCCAGCTCCAAAGAGTTTATTATGCTGTACCCGCGGCAGGCGTTAAGTCTCTTGTCCAAAAGCACAGTTCTTGGCCCAAGACAGCGGTTCTGGCTTCGGCTGGCAAGTCCAGCGGGCATTTGCTCTCCCAAGGGAGCCGGTCCGCTGCGTAACCGCTTCCTCGGTTCACTGCGACGGTAAGCGGGCGGCAGAGGCGGAAGGGACCCCCGACTCCGCCCAGTCAGAGCTCGCTCAGGCGATGGAGGCGATCTCGCTGGGTTTCTGCTCTCTGCAGAAGAGAGTCCTGGGGTTGGGCCCGCAGCTGCCCTGCTGGCCGGGGTGAGAGCAGAAAAGCAGAGCCAGCAGCAGAGCCAGGGTGACGAGGAAGCTGAGCACCCACCGGATGACGCCGGGGTAGATGAAGGGCAGGATGAGGACGATGAGCAGGACCAGGAGGAGCAGGTGCGCGGCCAGGCGCCGGGCCGCCGCGCGGTTGGCGCTCACCGCGTCCTGCTCCTCCTCTCCGGCCGCGCTGGGCTGCCCTGCCGGCAGGGCGACAGGGTTCGCCAACCCCTGAGGACGGCGCGGCACCTCCAGGCCCGGCCGGGCTAGCCGCGCCAGCACATTCTCCTGGTCGCGCAGGGTGCAGACGAGGCCCCCGGGGACGGTCGTGACCTTGCGGCACAGAGGGCAGGGGATGGACCAGGCGTCGCCCTGCACGCACAGCAGCAGCTTCAGGCAGACGGCGCAGAAGGCGTGCTGGCAGCCCAGCAACTTGGGCGGCCGGATGCCGCTGTAGGGCTCCCGGCACACCAGGCACTCCAGGTCGCCCTCCGTGGGGCCGCCAGGACCTCCAGCGCAGCCTGCCGGGTCGGAGTGGGTGGCTTTTTGGCAGACCGGCTGGGGCTGCTGCGGGATCTCGGGGCAGGCCATTCTGGGCACCGGAGCCCCCAGGACGTGGCAGCTCACGGCCTGGGCATCGACAGGCAGAAATCGGTGGGTTTTGCTGGGACCCAAAGGCTGTCTGGCCGCAGGCTGGCTGGCTctagtctccttctcctccttccagtCTTGAGCCGTCTGCCACCACTCTCCCAGGGCTGCTCAGCTTGTTTCTTGGCTCACGTTGTCCCTtcagttattattatttctttccttgaaaCCTAGGGTTAATCAGTAACTCTCCACCTGGAGACTTTGAATTGCCTGATAGAAGGGCCATGGGGACAGGGAGGGCCAGTGCGGGAATCAGGATTTTCCTGTTGGGGCCTGTGCGTCATGATTGCCCGCAGGACTACTGCTTGTGAGCTTCAGGATATATTagaatcaccaccaccaccaccccatcccaggaatctctttttttaaaaaaacatttatttagagCTAAGTCaggtcttggacttccctggtggctcagcagtaaagaatctccctgtcatgcaggagacgtgggtttgatccctgggtcaggaagatcccctggagaggaaatggcaacccactccagtattcttgcctagagaatcccatggacagaggagtctggtgggctacagtccacagggtcacaaaagagtcggacacacaagttagtgactaaacggcgtcaggtcttagctgcggtgtgtgggttttctctctagttgcagtgcttgggtttagttgccccacagcatgtaggattttACTTCGCCAACTGGGTATTGAACCTGAGTCTGCTGCagtggaaggcaggttcttagaccaccagggaggtcctcccAGGAACCTTTCAAAACACAAGTTTCCAGGGCCCTAGACCCAGAGATTCAGCAAGGTCCAGATGGAAATCTCAGAATTTGCCCCATTTATAAACGTCATCATGATTCTAACCCAGGCAGATCGCGGGGACCCCGATCTGAAAAACATTGCCATGAGTGGATCTCCATGAAAGGTTTTGGATGTCAGGATCAATGGGAAAAAGTTTGCGCTTTGAGCCCATTTGCAAGCAGGCCACCTTGTGAAGAAGAGAGAAGTGATGGGGAAAGTATTCTGAGTGTCAGGGGGAGAAAGCCCAGCCAAACCCAGTAAAACCCCAACAGCTCATTGGTATTTATCACCTGTCACGGCCATCTGTTCCTTTACAGCCGCAGTAGTTGTGTTAACCGTTCCTGATTCCTGAGCTGTGCACGTCACAGACCTAACAATAGGTGTGTTTGTTGTGTGCCAGACACACTGCAGACCCAGGAGTAACACGAACAGCTGCTGTTTATTTGGGCCTCCTTGGAGCTGAGCCTCGTGACAGAGTCCTCACCTGTGATCGCCCCGCATCTCGGCACAGCCCTGGAAGGACGGCGCTGCGGAGGCCTGGAAGCAAAGGCGGGGTGTGGTCAGGGCAAGCCTGCTGGCCGCCCGCCAAGGGGCCTTCCGTGGGGCCAGGACCCCGGGGAGCTACCAGCATGCAAGGTCGGGTTCCCACCTTCTTGGGTCCAGGAACTCAGTCTCGTCTGCCGGTGTGGAGGCGATTGGCCTTCAGGCAGCTGACTCCAGTTAACAGGACGCATGTGGGACTGGCAGATACACACTGCGTGGCGGCTAAGAAATCGTgattcctgggacttcccaggtggtccagtggttaagactccatcctcccaatgcaggggctgctggttggatccctggttggggagcgaagatcccacatgctgcttggTGCGGTAAAAACaagcaagttgttgttgttgttcagttactaagttgtgtctgactctttgtgacccaatggactgcagcatgccaggctctcttGTCCttaactgtctcccagagtttgctcaaactcatgtccactgagtcagtgatactatctaaccatctcattctctgcctccctcttctccttttgccttcaatctttcccaacatcagggtcttttccaatgagtcatctctttgcatcaggtggccaaagtattggggcttcagctttagcatcagtccttctaaagactattcagggttgatggcttttaggattgactggtttgatctccttgctgtccaagggactcgaaaaagtcttctccagcaccacagttcaaaagcaaacaacaaaaactctcaacctctcccccaccccctgctgtgATTCCcatatgggaaagaatatgaaaaagaaaaaaattatatatatgtataactatcactttgctatacatcagaaactaacaagACATCATAAACCAACTacaacaaaaaagttaaaagctAGGGAAAAAAATGTGATTCTGTTGCCTTGCCCTGAGTAGCAGAGAGCGGAGTGACATGATCCACTTCCTCAAAGTAATCTCCCCGAAGCCATGCTGAATCCGGAAGCACGAACCTGGCCCGCTGCTCCTGCCACCTGCTGAGGTCCACAGGGTCCAGCTCCTCTGACTCAGCACTGTCCCCACCCCAAGGGGCAGGCCCTGCTCTCCTGCCTCAGGCTCCCCCGGGGCCTCTGTCTCTGAAATCCACTCTCCACTCTCTACCCCCTGGCATCACACCTCTTCTCCTTCACGCTCGATGTGACAGTCACTTCTCTCTACTCTCCTCTCCCCCAGATCAAGCTGAAGGGTGGCTCAGATCCAGCATGTCCCCTCCCCAGGCCCGACATCCACTTCTCCTTCTGGGTGGCCTTTTTTGGGGGGTAACTGCTGCTCTCCACTCTGATTCTGTGTGATTTGCCCCTCTGCAGGAGTGGGGAGGCGATGTCATTCAGGGCAGGCCAATCAGCACAGGCACCCTCCTGGCTAAAAGCAGTGGTTCAGACTTCAGAATGGGAACTAAGCCAAAGCAACGAGATTCAGTTCTGGGACTTCTGTTGGGATGACTGACAAGTTTCTCTTTCCAAGCTAGAGGATAGAACCCTTAGTTGCCAGGACCATACCATGTGGCAcaaaagaaagatgagaaaagaatcagaaaaaggtCTGACGACACTGAATGCCTAGATCTAGCCATACCTGAAGCCAGAccgctttggatttttttttttttttaagttattataaTAACTGAtaaaatccacctggatttttaTTCTTAAGTCAGCTTGAGttggatttttttctcccttgtaaGGCTAAGTCATTTGAGTAACATagcaatagatgaagaaaataagCCTTTAATTGCTTTCTGACACGGACAATCAAAGTGTACATGGCCAAGAGAACCAAGGCCTGTGGGTTACTGTGCCAAAAAGACCTTGTGTCTCTTCACTGCTTTGACCTGCATTATACAAAGCTCCTTTCTGTTTGCTGGACCCTAGGGAGGGTTGAGAtaggagaagaaagaaatctgTTGAGCTGCAttcatttataataagaaatagaaaatcaggtGGACAGCACAGTTCAGTCAGCTTGGCCGGTGACGCCCCCTCTCTGCTAGCCAGCCCTGTGCatgggctaagtcgcttcagtcatgtccaactctgtgtggccctatggactgtagccaccaggctcccgtgtccatgggatctccaggcaaaaatactggagtgggctgccatgccctcctccaggggatcttcccgacccggggatctaACCTGCTTCTCTTacgcctcttgcattggcaggcagagagaTTCTgtaccacgagcgccacctgaaaagcccctaGCCAGCTCTGAGTGAGTGATAGTAGCtcactgtgtccgactctttgcgaccccatggactgtggcctgccatgctcctctgtccatggaattctccaagcaagaattctgggaAGCCAAATAATAATCAGGAAGGTAGCTGGGTGAGGTTGAAATCAGACCAAGGGAAGTAATTTGAGGTTAGTGTCTAAAGAATAACCTTTGATGTTGTTGGGCAACCACTGTGAAGAAAACATATATTGAGTATAACAACTCAAGTATTATGGAAATATataaagtagaaagtgaaagttcaTAAAAGTGCCTTGGCTTAACCGTTTACTCTGGTTTTATAGTTAGGCATCCGGCTCCTGTCATTCACTAGCTGCACGACTTCTGATAAGTCTTCTCCACTTCACTGAAGCCCAGTTTCTCATTTTGATAAAATGGAGACGGTAACACTGTAGGAACCTGGGGGAGATTACTTACGGCCCCGCCTCCATGAAACCCTGCTCAGGGCCGACTGCGTAATCCACACACCTTGCTATGGAGCTGCCCTCAGTGTAACTGATCTCACATGGGGGTGCAGAGATAAGGCATTCTGAAGGTCTGCTCAGCCAGTGTTTcttaaagagaagtgaaagagggCAGGACCTGCGGCCTCGCCTGAAGAGGGGATACCAAGTGGGGGGTTGGCATTGACATATACACCCTACTATGTGcaaaatgggcttccccggtggcgcagcaataaggagtctgcctgctaatgcaggagacatgggcttgatcccggggttgggaagatcctctggagaaggaaatggcaactcactcagtattcttgcctgggaaatcccacggacagaggagcccggcgggatatagtccatggagttgcaaagagtaggctacgacttagcgactaaacaccacCAATATGTAACCAGGTAACTAATGAGACCATGCTGGATAGCACAGAGAGCCCCACTTAGTGCTCTatggtgacttaaatgggaatgAAATCCAGAAAAGGGGACATACGCATGTATATGGCTGATTccatcccctggaaaaagaaacgcaaaaagggaaaacggctgtctgaggaggccttacaaatagttgagaaaaaagAGTAGCGaaaggccaaggagaaaaggaaagatctatcCATCTGAAAGCctagttccaaagaacagcaaggagagataagaaagcctccctcagtgatcaatgcaaagaaagagaggaaaagaacagcatggaaagactagagatctcttccataaaattagagaaaccgggggagcatttcatgcaaagatgggctcaataaagggcagaaacggcagacttaacagaagcagaagatattaagaacaggtggcaagaatacacagaactatacaaaaaagatcttcatgacccagacaaccacaatggcgtgatcactcacctagaaccagacatcctggattgtaaagtcaagtgggccttaggaagcatcactatgaacaaagctagtggaggtgatggaattccagttgagctatttcaaatcctgaaagatgatgctgtgaaagtgctgcactcagtatgccagcaaatttggaaaactcagcagtggccacaggactggaaaaggtcagttttcattccaatcccaaagaaaggcagtgccaaagaatgctcaaactaccgcacagttgcactcatctcacaccctactaaagtaatgctcaaaattctccaagccaggctccagcagtatgtaaacagagaacttccagatattcaagctcaatttagagaaagcaagggaaccagaaatcaaattgc belongs to Capra hircus breed San Clemente chromosome 2, ASM170441v1, whole genome shotgun sequence and includes:
- the RNF186 gene encoding RING finger protein 186, whose protein sequence is MACPEIPQQPQPVCQKATHSDPAGCAGGPGGPTEGDLECLVCREPYSGIRPPKLLGCQHAFCAVCLKLLLCVQGDAWSIPCPLCRKVTTVPGGLVCTLRDQENVLARLARPGLEVPRRPQGLANPVALPAGQPSAAGEEEQDAVSANRAAARRLAAHLLLLVLLIVLILPFIYPGVIRWVLSFLVTLALLLALLFCSHPGQQGSCGPNPRTLFCREQKPSEIASIA